A genome region from Chthonomonas sp. includes the following:
- a CDS encoding M15 family metallopeptidase: MAPGLTKLVPRPAPNAINSGLSSLKAATLLKTLGRPRPKLTSNCEPVTSSAMRKRIVTEDVGPFRVTGLDIAVDSLRRVFDDVRRERPDLYDAVGNMGMLCCRLVRGSAHIASNHSWGTAIDLTFNGVLDLRGDDKVQIGLLAIYPFFHRHGWYWGAEFNTEDGMHFELAEETFRKLESAR, from the coding sequence ATGGCCCCTGGTCTGACAAAACTGGTTCCACGCCCCGCTCCAAATGCCATCAATAGCGGTCTGTCGTCGCTCAAGGCGGCAACCTTGCTGAAAACACTCGGCCGCCCGCGGCCGAAGCTCACGAGCAACTGTGAACCCGTGACCAGCTCGGCCATGCGGAAGCGGATTGTGACCGAAGACGTGGGCCCATTTCGCGTCACGGGGCTGGACATTGCAGTTGACTCCCTGCGCCGGGTGTTCGACGACGTGAGGCGGGAGCGCCCCGATTTATATGACGCCGTCGGCAATATGGGAATGCTTTGCTGCCGGCTGGTGCGTGGCTCGGCGCACATTGCCAGTAACCATAGTTGGGGTACGGCAATTGACCTCACGTTCAATGGGGTTCTTGACCTGCGCGGCGATGACAAAGTTCAGATTGGCCTGCTGGCGATTTACCCGTTCTTCCATCGCCATGGGTGGTACTGGGGCGCGGAATTCAACACAGAGGACGGCATGCACTTCGAGCTCGCCGAAGAAACTTTCCGAAAGTTGGAGTCGGCGCGATGA